In Nonomuraea sp. NBC_00507, the following are encoded in one genomic region:
- the pssA gene encoding CDP-diacylglycerol--serine O-phosphatidyltransferase has protein sequence MTEADAGSWQAEEEEPRGPVGKAFRLSAADSLSLGNAVCGFLAVCVLAYSAIQQLQVEGGRFTPNPSYFATAIVLLLIGATCDLFDGLVARRFRASAMGAELDNLADVISFGFAPAFMVVIWGGFTDQVPFTAVLVAAASVLVAGVVRLARFACVKTKSGDFMGLPIPMGAMTVISIVLLFQPSIWALLAVLGVAWLMVSRIEYPKPKGQLLAVVLGWIMVNVAFLTVWVAWPEGGDLPIKIGASMQIALVAAIPLRMLFYKREQRKEAERISN, from the coding sequence TTGACCGAGGCTGACGCCGGTAGTTGGCAGGCGGAAGAGGAAGAGCCTCGAGGTCCCGTCGGCAAGGCGTTCCGCCTCTCCGCTGCCGACTCCCTCTCGCTGGGCAACGCGGTCTGCGGGTTCCTCGCGGTGTGCGTCCTGGCGTACTCCGCGATCCAGCAGCTCCAAGTCGAGGGCGGCCGTTTCACACCCAACCCCAGCTACTTCGCCACCGCCATCGTGCTGCTGCTCATCGGGGCGACGTGCGACCTGTTCGACGGTCTCGTCGCACGGCGCTTCCGCGCCTCGGCGATGGGGGCCGAGCTCGACAACCTCGCCGACGTGATCAGCTTCGGGTTCGCGCCCGCGTTCATGGTCGTGATCTGGGGCGGGTTCACCGATCAGGTGCCGTTCACCGCGGTGCTGGTGGCGGCGGCGTCCGTGCTGGTCGCCGGGGTCGTCCGGCTGGCCAGGTTCGCCTGCGTCAAGACCAAGAGCGGCGACTTCATGGGGCTGCCCATCCCGATGGGCGCCATGACCGTGATCTCCATCGTGCTGCTGTTCCAGCCGAGCATCTGGGCGCTGCTCGCCGTGCTCGGCGTGGCGTGGCTGATGGTCAGCCGGATCGAATACCCGAAGCCGAAGGGGCAGCTCCTGGCGGTGGTCCTCGGGTGGATCATGGTGAACGTGGCGTTCCTCACCGTCTGGGTGGCCTGGCCGGAAGGCGGCGACCTGCCGATCAAGATCGGCGCGTCCATGCAGATCGCGCTCGTGGCGGCCATCCCGTTGCGGATGTTGTTCTACAAGCGCGAGCAGCGTAAAGAAGCCGAGCGCATCAGCAACTGA
- a CDS encoding MBL fold metallo-hydrolase: MTYTGDVQVGGPADVRELPALTICKLAVGPYDNNAYLLRSTQTGDGLLIDAAADSDRLLALIADQPIGAIVTTHQHGDHWQALGQVVKVTGAQVIAHPLDAAALPLPVDRTVEHGDTITVGDVTLEVIHLRGHTPGSIALLYDGGEEAGTHLFTGDSLFPGGVGNTWKDPERFDQLYTDVVERVFNRLPDETWIYPGHGKDTTLGAERPSLPEWKARGW, translated from the coding sequence ATGACCTACACAGGTGACGTCCAGGTCGGCGGTCCCGCCGACGTGCGCGAGCTGCCCGCGCTGACGATCTGCAAGCTCGCCGTCGGCCCGTACGACAACAACGCCTATCTGCTGCGCTCCACGCAGACCGGTGACGGCCTGCTCATCGACGCGGCGGCCGACTCCGATCGCCTGCTCGCCCTGATCGCCGACCAGCCGATCGGCGCGATCGTCACGACGCACCAGCACGGCGACCACTGGCAGGCGCTGGGGCAGGTCGTCAAGGTCACGGGAGCCCAGGTGATCGCCCATCCGCTGGACGCGGCCGCACTCCCGCTGCCGGTGGACCGCACGGTGGAGCACGGCGACACCATCACCGTCGGCGACGTCACCCTGGAGGTCATCCACCTGCGTGGCCACACGCCAGGATCGATCGCGCTCCTGTACGACGGAGGCGAGGAGGCGGGCACACACCTGTTCACGGGCGACTCCCTGTTCCCCGGCGGCGTCGGCAACACCTGGAAGGACCCGGAGCGCTTCGACCAGCTCTACACCGACGTCGTGGAGCGCGTCTTCAACCGCCTGCCCGACGAGACCTGGATCTACCCGGGCCACGGCAAGGACACGACCCTCGGCGCCGAACGCCCTTCCCTCCCGGAGTGGAAGGCCCGCGGCTGGTAA
- the uvrA gene encoding excinuclease ABC subunit UvrA → MADRLIVRGAREHNLKDVSLDLPRDSLIVFTGLSGSGKSSLAFDTIFAEGQRRYVESLSAYARQFLGQMDKPDVDFIEGLSPAVSIDQKATSKNPRSTVGTITEVYDYLRLLWARIGKPHCPVCARPIARQMPQQIVDRVMDLEEGTRFQVLAPVVRGRKGEYAELFRELQTKGFARARVDGTVVRLEDPPTLKKYEKHDIEVIVDRLSVKESARRRLNDSVETALLLSGGTITLEFVDRPEDDPGRERFYSEHLYCPYDDLSFEELEPRSFSFNSPFGACPECTGLGTKMEVDPDLVVPDPERTLREGALHPWSGGHTSEYFVRLIEALGNTVGFTLDTAWEGLPKKAQKSLLYGHDEQVHVRYSNRYGRQRSYYTTYDGVIPWVQRRHAEAESDSSRERFEGYMREIPCPACKGARLKPVTLAVTVADKSIAEVAAMSIGECAKFLAALKLSDRDMQIAERVVKEINARLGFLLDVGLDYLTMDRAAATLAGGEAQRIRLATQIGSGLVGVLYVLDEPSIGLHQRDNMRLLDTLVRLRDMGNTLIVVEHDEDTIAAADWVVDIGPGAGEHGGQVVVSGTVQQLLSSEESLTGQYLSGRRSIPIPAIRRPRNKKRQITVKGAREHNLQGVDIEFPLGLFTAVTGVSGSGKSTLVNDILYNALAKELNGARTVPGRHSRINGMDLVDKVVHVDQSPIGRTPRSNPATYTGVFDHVRKLFAATTEAKVRGYQPGRFSFNVKGGRCEACAGDGTIKIEMNFLPDVYVPCEVCHGARYNRETLEVHYKGKTISEVLDMPIEEALGFFDAIPAIKRHLQTLHDVGLGYVRLGQPATTLSGGEAQRVKLASELQRRQTGRTIYVLDEPTTGLHFEDIRRLLGVLGRLVDGGNTVIVIEHNLDVIKTADWIIDMGPEGGSRGGTLVASGTPEEVALVEESHTGRFLRKILSF, encoded by the coding sequence GTGGCAGACCGCCTGATCGTGCGTGGTGCACGAGAACACAACCTCAAGGACGTCTCGCTCGACCTGCCGCGAGACTCGCTGATCGTCTTCACCGGCCTGTCCGGCTCGGGCAAGTCGAGCCTGGCCTTCGACACGATCTTCGCTGAGGGGCAGCGGCGCTACGTCGAATCGCTGTCGGCGTACGCTCGCCAGTTCCTCGGGCAGATGGACAAGCCCGACGTCGACTTCATCGAGGGCCTGTCCCCGGCGGTGTCGATCGACCAGAAGGCCACCAGCAAAAACCCCCGCTCGACCGTTGGCACGATCACCGAGGTCTACGACTACCTGAGGCTGCTGTGGGCCAGGATCGGCAAGCCGCACTGCCCGGTGTGCGCGCGCCCGATCGCCAGGCAGATGCCGCAGCAGATCGTCGACCGGGTGATGGACCTGGAGGAGGGCACCAGGTTCCAGGTGCTCGCCCCGGTCGTGCGCGGACGCAAGGGTGAATACGCCGAGCTCTTCCGCGAGCTGCAGACCAAGGGCTTCGCCAGGGCCAGGGTGGACGGCACCGTCGTGCGGCTGGAGGACCCGCCGACGCTGAAGAAGTACGAAAAGCACGACATCGAGGTCATCGTCGACCGCCTGTCGGTCAAGGAGTCGGCGCGGCGCCGGCTCAACGACTCGGTCGAGACGGCGCTGCTGCTGTCCGGCGGCACGATCACGCTCGAGTTCGTCGACCGGCCCGAGGACGACCCCGGCCGCGAGCGGTTCTACTCCGAGCACCTCTACTGCCCCTACGACGACCTGTCGTTCGAGGAGCTGGAGCCGCGCTCGTTCTCGTTCAACTCGCCGTTCGGCGCCTGCCCCGAGTGCACGGGCCTGGGCACGAAGATGGAGGTGGACCCCGACCTGGTGGTGCCCGACCCGGAGCGCACGCTCCGCGAGGGCGCGCTGCATCCCTGGTCGGGCGGCCACACCAGTGAATACTTCGTCAGGCTGATCGAGGCGCTGGGCAACACCGTCGGGTTCACGCTCGACACCGCGTGGGAGGGGCTGCCGAAGAAGGCGCAGAAGTCGCTGCTGTACGGCCACGACGAGCAGGTGCACGTCCGCTACAGCAACCGTTACGGCAGGCAGCGCTCCTACTACACCACCTACGACGGCGTCATCCCGTGGGTGCAGCGCAGGCACGCCGAGGCGGAGAGCGACTCGAGCCGCGAGCGGTTCGAGGGCTACATGCGCGAGATCCCGTGCCCGGCCTGCAAGGGAGCCAGGCTCAAGCCGGTGACGCTGGCGGTGACGGTCGCCGACAAGTCGATCGCCGAGGTCGCGGCCATGTCGATCGGCGAGTGCGCGAAGTTCCTGGCCGCGCTCAAACTGTCCGACCGCGACATGCAGATCGCCGAGCGGGTCGTCAAGGAGATCAACGCCCGCCTGGGCTTCCTGCTCGACGTCGGCCTCGACTACCTGACCATGGACCGGGCCGCCGCCACCCTCGCGGGTGGCGAGGCGCAGCGCATCAGGCTCGCCACCCAGATCGGCTCCGGCCTGGTCGGCGTCCTCTACGTGCTGGACGAGCCGTCCATCGGCCTGCACCAGCGCGACAACATGCGCCTGCTCGACACGTTGGTCAGGCTGCGTGACATGGGCAACACGCTGATCGTGGTCGAGCACGACGAGGACACGATCGCGGCCGCCGACTGGGTGGTCGACATCGGTCCCGGCGCGGGCGAGCACGGCGGCCAGGTCGTGGTGTCCGGCACCGTGCAGCAGCTGCTGTCCAGCGAGGAGTCGCTGACGGGGCAATACCTGTCCGGGCGCAGGAGCATCCCCATCCCCGCCATCCGCCGCCCGCGCAACAAGAAGCGGCAGATCACGGTCAAGGGGGCGCGCGAGCACAACCTCCAGGGCGTGGACATCGAGTTCCCGCTGGGGCTGTTCACGGCCGTGACGGGTGTGTCGGGGTCGGGCAAGTCGACGCTGGTCAACGACATCCTCTACAACGCGCTGGCCAAGGAGCTCAACGGAGCGCGCACGGTGCCGGGCCGGCACTCGCGGATCAACGGCATGGATCTCGTGGACAAGGTCGTCCACGTCGACCAGTCGCCGATCGGGCGCACCCCGCGCTCCAACCCGGCCACCTACACCGGCGTCTTCGACCACGTTCGCAAGCTCTTCGCGGCCACGACCGAGGCGAAGGTGCGGGGCTACCAGCCCGGGCGCTTCAGCTTCAACGTCAAGGGCGGGCGCTGCGAGGCGTGCGCCGGCGACGGCACCATCAAGATCGAGATGAACTTCCTGCCGGACGTCTACGTGCCGTGCGAGGTCTGCCACGGCGCCCGCTACAACCGGGAGACGCTGGAGGTCCACTACAAGGGCAAGACGATCTCCGAGGTGCTGGACATGCCGATCGAGGAGGCCCTGGGCTTCTTCGACGCGATCCCCGCGATCAAGCGTCACCTGCAGACGCTCCACGACGTGGGTCTCGGCTACGTCCGGCTCGGGCAGCCGGCCACCACGCTGTCCGGGGGCGAGGCCCAGCGCGTCAAGCTGGCCTCCGAGCTGCAGCGGCGGCAGACCGGGCGGACGATCTACGTGCTGGACGAGCCGACCACCGGGTTGCACTTCGAGGACATCCGCAGGCTGCTCGGCGTGCTGGGGCGGCTGGTCGACGGCGGTAACACGGTGATCGTCATCGAGCACAACCTCGACGTGATCAAGACGGCCGACTGGATCATCGACATGGGTCCCGAAGGCGGCTCACGCGGCGGGACCCTGGTCGCCAGCGGCACGCCCGAGGAGGTCGCGCTGGTGGAGGAGAGCCACACCGGGCGCTTCCTGCGGAAGATCCTGTCCTTCTGA
- a CDS encoding DUF2306 domain-containing protein, protein MTLSTEQQPPVSPAPPRRPRWWRRPWVAPLAVVAVAFVAFSLPPYLSMDPSQSRVPAPDFFPPHFVVLSLHVVFGSIAMITCCLQVWPWFRGRYPRAHRLIGRVYVFAGCLPAGLLGLIVSVTTPYFGPVTAASGVVLALVWLGCTLAGWRMARQRRFVDHRRWMVRSFALTMSIITNRLWGTVFFIVLSPQLETTFHGDETLLASAVSALSAWLGWVLPLLFAEWWLERGDAAKRRRRARQTA, encoded by the coding sequence ATGACGCTTTCGACAGAGCAGCAGCCACCGGTCTCCCCCGCCCCACCCCGCCGTCCCCGATGGTGGCGCCGTCCATGGGTGGCGCCGCTGGCGGTGGTGGCGGTCGCGTTCGTCGCCTTCTCCCTGCCCCCGTACCTGTCCATGGACCCGAGCCAGTCGCGCGTCCCCGCCCCGGACTTCTTCCCGCCGCATTTCGTCGTCCTGTCGCTGCACGTCGTTTTCGGCTCGATCGCGATGATCACGTGCTGCCTGCAGGTCTGGCCGTGGTTCCGCGGCCGCTACCCGCGCGCCCATCGCCTGATCGGCCGCGTGTACGTCTTCGCCGGCTGCCTCCCCGCCGGCCTGCTCGGTCTGATCGTCTCCGTGACCACCCCGTATTTCGGCCCGGTGACCGCCGCCAGCGGCGTCGTGCTGGCACTTGTCTGGCTGGGATGCACGCTGGCGGGCTGGAGGATGGCCAGGCAGCGCAGATTCGTCGACCATCGCCGGTGGATGGTGCGCAGCTTCGCCCTCACCATGTCGATCATCACGAACCGCCTGTGGGGGACCGTGTTCTTCATCGTGTTGTCGCCGCAACTGGAGACCACCTTCCACGGCGACGAGACACTTCTGGCGAGCGCGGTGTCGGCGCTGAGCGCCTGGCTCGGCTGGGTGTTGCCGCTGCTCTTCGCCGAGTGGTGGCTGGAGCGCGGCGACGCCGCCAAACGCCGCCGCCGCGCCCGCCAAACCGCATGA
- a CDS encoding Rieske (2Fe-2S) protein, translating into MNTWGSTEVAAESGLGRREMLGAAGVAACGLALAACGTGDIKAQQSIKGKVIAKTADVPVGGGKLIEDLKIVVMQPAQGVYKAYSAICTHMGCAVSIPEGKMIKCACHGSEFAADSGNATKGPATAPLTAFPVKVEGDGIVIV; encoded by the coding sequence ATGAACACCTGGGGTTCGACGGAAGTGGCCGCTGAAAGCGGCCTCGGACGGCGCGAGATGCTGGGGGCGGCCGGAGTCGCGGCGTGCGGGCTGGCGCTCGCGGCATGCGGCACGGGGGACATCAAGGCTCAGCAGAGCATCAAAGGCAAGGTCATCGCCAAGACGGCCGACGTGCCGGTGGGCGGCGGCAAGCTGATCGAGGACCTGAAGATCGTGGTGATGCAGCCCGCGCAGGGCGTCTACAAGGCCTACAGCGCGATCTGCACGCACATGGGCTGCGCCGTGAGCATTCCCGAGGGCAAGATGATCAAGTGCGCCTGCCACGGCAGCGAGTTCGCCGCTGACAGCGGCAACGCCACCAAGGGGCCCGCCACCGCTCCGCTGACCGCATTCCCGGTCAAGGTCGAAGGCGACGGCATCGTGATCGTCTGA
- a CDS encoding Rieske (2Fe-2S) protein: protein MTETTRRTMMLGAGGAGLAAVLTACASYGSPTTEASADPPAEEPAEEASSAAPKKKQASKGKALAATSDIPEGGGKVFEGQKIVVTQPTAGDFKAFTAVCTHAGCTVATVSNNTINCPCHGSKFSIEDGSVTDGPAGEPLAEKKITVDGDKIRLA from the coding sequence ATGACGGAAACGACGCGCCGGACAATGATGCTCGGCGCCGGTGGCGCGGGGCTGGCGGCGGTTCTGACAGCGTGTGCGAGCTACGGTTCGCCGACGACGGAAGCGAGCGCCGACCCTCCGGCCGAAGAGCCGGCCGAGGAGGCGTCGTCCGCGGCACCCAAGAAGAAGCAGGCATCGAAGGGCAAGGCGCTGGCCGCCACCAGCGACATCCCCGAAGGGGGCGGGAAGGTCTTCGAGGGTCAGAAGATCGTGGTCACGCAGCCGACCGCAGGCGATTTCAAGGCGTTTACGGCCGTCTGCACCCACGCGGGCTGCACGGTGGCCACCGTCTCCAACAACACGATCAACTGTCCTTGTCACGGCAGCAAGTTCAGCATCGAGGACGGCTCCGTCACTGATGGGCCCGCGGGCGAGCCGCTCGCGGAAAAGAAGATCACGGTGGACGGAGACAAGATCAGGCTGGCGTGA
- a CDS encoding Rieske (2Fe-2S) protein, translating to MGEDLRSRRVVIAGVGASGLALAITACGGGTDTATSAGGATESSAPQSSAAKSSAAPQGGSALATTADIPVGGGTIFKDQKIVVTQPTSGEFKAFSAVCTHSGCAVGSVADGQIVCPCHGSKFNIADGAVTNGPADKPLPEQQIKVDGDQITLA from the coding sequence ATGGGAGAAGACCTTCGTAGCCGCCGGGTGGTGATCGCAGGCGTGGGCGCAAGCGGCCTGGCACTGGCGATCACCGCATGTGGCGGCGGTACCGATACCGCGACGAGCGCCGGTGGCGCCACCGAGTCGAGCGCGCCTCAGTCCAGCGCCGCTAAGTCCAGCGCCGCGCCGCAGGGCGGGAGTGCGCTGGCCACGACCGCCGACATCCCCGTCGGCGGTGGCACGATCTTCAAGGACCAGAAGATCGTGGTCACGCAGCCCACGTCGGGTGAGTTCAAGGCGTTCAGCGCGGTGTGCACGCACAGCGGCTGCGCGGTCGGCAGCGTCGCGGACGGACAGATCGTCTGTCCTTGTCACGGCAGCAAGTTCAACATCGCGGACGGGGCCGTGACGAACGGGCCCGCCGACAAGCCGCTGCCCGAGCAGCAGATCAAGGTCGACGGCGACCAGATCACGCTCGCGTAG
- the uvrC gene encoding excinuclease ABC subunit UvrC codes for MPGLAGRARDGATLSVWATRLLFVARSAGSPLSFRPKPGSIPDSPGVYRFRDAHGRVIYVGKAKSLRQRLNSYFADFSALHPRTQTMLTTAVDVDWTVVGTEVEALQLEYSWIKEFDPRFNVKYRDDKSYPYLAVTLGEDFPRVQVMRGAKRKGTRYFGPYSHAWAIRETVDLLLRVFPVRTCSAGVFKRAGQIGRPCLLGYIDKCSAPCVGRVSPEEHRALAEDFCDFMAGNTSRFIKRLEKEMREAASEQEYERAARLRDDIQALQRALEKQAVVLGEGTDADVIALAEDPLEAAVQVFYVRGGRIRGQRGWVVDKVEETTPGELVEQFLLQMYAEAAPESMPREVLVPALPPDNEAVTELLGEQRRARVDVRVPQRGDKRALMETVERNAKESLAQHKIRRASDLTTRSKALQEIADALDLDQAPLRIECYDVSHLQGENVVASMVVFEDGLARKIEYRRFAVKTKEGDVASIYEVIMRRFRRYLEERSATGELAPDDQDAHGPIDPETGKPRKFAYPPNLVVVDGAGPQAAAAQRALDELGIDDVSVCGLAKRLEEVWLPGDDQPVIMPRSSEGLYLLQRVRDEAHRFAITYHRSKRAKTVKESALDSVPGLGPARRQALLKHFGSVKKLREATADEICEVPGIGPSIAEVIVSTLKGDSP; via the coding sequence ATGCCTGGTCTAGCCGGTCGTGCCCGCGACGGGGCGACCTTGTCGGTGTGGGCTACTAGGCTTTTGTTCGTGGCGAGATCAGCGGGCAGCCCTTTGAGTTTCCGGCCCAAGCCGGGTTCGATCCCCGATTCCCCGGGGGTCTACCGGTTCAGGGACGCGCACGGCCGGGTGATCTACGTAGGCAAAGCCAAGAGCCTGCGGCAGCGGCTCAACTCGTACTTCGCGGACTTCTCCGCGCTGCACCCGCGAACGCAGACGATGCTGACCACCGCCGTCGACGTCGACTGGACGGTCGTCGGCACCGAGGTGGAGGCGCTGCAGCTCGAATACTCCTGGATCAAGGAGTTCGACCCGCGCTTCAACGTGAAATACCGCGACGACAAGTCCTACCCCTACCTCGCGGTCACCTTGGGAGAGGACTTCCCGCGCGTGCAGGTCATGCGTGGGGCCAAGCGCAAGGGCACGCGCTATTTCGGGCCCTACTCGCACGCCTGGGCCATCAGGGAGACAGTCGATCTGCTGCTGCGGGTCTTCCCGGTGCGCACCTGCAGCGCGGGGGTGTTCAAGCGGGCCGGGCAGATCGGCCGCCCCTGCCTGCTCGGCTACATCGACAAGTGCTCGGCGCCCTGCGTCGGCCGGGTCAGCCCAGAGGAGCACCGCGCGCTGGCCGAGGACTTCTGCGACTTCATGGCAGGCAACACCAGCCGCTTCATCAAGCGTCTGGAGAAGGAGATGCGCGAGGCCGCCTCCGAGCAGGAATACGAGCGCGCCGCGCGGCTCAGGGACGACATCCAGGCCCTGCAGCGGGCGCTGGAGAAGCAGGCGGTCGTGCTCGGCGAGGGCACCGACGCCGACGTGATCGCGCTGGCCGAGGACCCGCTCGAGGCCGCCGTACAAGTCTTCTACGTGCGCGGCGGCCGCATCCGCGGCCAGCGCGGGTGGGTGGTCGACAAGGTCGAGGAGACCACGCCCGGCGAGCTGGTCGAGCAGTTCCTGCTGCAGATGTACGCCGAGGCCGCCCCCGAGTCGATGCCCCGCGAGGTGCTCGTGCCCGCCCTGCCGCCCGACAACGAGGCGGTCACGGAGCTACTGGGCGAGCAGCGCCGCGCCCGCGTCGACGTACGCGTGCCGCAACGCGGCGACAAGCGGGCGCTGATGGAGACCGTCGAGCGCAACGCCAAGGAGTCGCTCGCGCAACACAAGATCCGCCGCGCCAGCGACCTGACCACGCGCAGCAAGGCGCTGCAGGAGATCGCCGACGCGCTCGACCTCGACCAGGCGCCGCTGCGCATCGAGTGCTACGACGTCTCCCACCTGCAGGGCGAGAACGTCGTGGCGTCGATGGTGGTGTTCGAGGACGGGCTGGCGCGCAAGATCGAATACCGGCGCTTCGCGGTCAAGACCAAGGAAGGCGACGTCGCCTCGATCTACGAGGTGATCATGCGGCGGTTCCGCCGCTACCTGGAGGAGCGTTCCGCCACCGGCGAGCTGGCACCCGACGACCAGGACGCGCACGGCCCCATCGACCCCGAGACGGGCAAGCCGCGCAAGTTCGCCTACCCGCCCAACTTGGTCGTGGTCGACGGCGCGGGCCCCCAGGCGGCCGCCGCCCAGCGGGCGCTCGACGAGCTCGGCATCGACGACGTGTCCGTGTGCGGGCTCGCCAAGCGGCTGGAGGAGGTGTGGCTGCCCGGCGACGACCAGCCGGTGATCATGCCTCGCTCGAGCGAAGGCCTCTACCTGCTGCAACGCGTCCGAGACGAAGCGCACAGGTTCGCCATCACCTACCATCGTTCCAAGAGGGCGAAGACGGTGAAGGAGAGCGCGCTCGACAGCGTGCCCGGCCTCGGCCCCGCCCGGCGGCAGGCGCTGCTCAAGCACTTCGGCTCCGTGAAGAAGCTGCGTGAGGCCACCGCCGACGAGATCTGCGAGGTTCCGGGCATCGGCCCTTCGATCGCTGAGGTCATCGTCTCGACGCTGAAGGGAGACTCGCCTTGA
- the rapZ gene encoding RNase adapter RapZ: MSTGPAFVIVTGMSGAGRSTAAKALEDLGWFVIDNLPPGLLFAMAEEAGKVKLAADKVAAVVDVRSLAFTTDLNAAIEELEGRGVRVRVVFLEASDEELVRRFENVRRPHPLQGEGRLVDGIARERGILREVRANADLVIDTSSHNVHDLRNKIVAYFGGEDRPGLRVNVVSFGFKYGLPVDADLVVDCRFLPNPHWVPELRPMNGLEAPVRDYVLGQPGAKEFLDAYEEVLRVVAAGYAREGKSYATLAVGCTGGKHRSVAMAEQVAARLRDRGMEVQVSHRDVGRE; the protein is encoded by the coding sequence ATGAGCACCGGGCCGGCGTTCGTCATCGTGACCGGCATGTCCGGAGCGGGACGCAGCACCGCGGCCAAAGCGCTCGAGGACCTGGGCTGGTTCGTCATCGACAACCTGCCGCCGGGCCTGCTGTTCGCGATGGCCGAGGAGGCGGGCAAGGTCAAGCTGGCCGCCGACAAGGTGGCGGCCGTCGTGGACGTGCGCAGCCTCGCCTTCACCACCGACCTCAACGCCGCCATCGAGGAGCTCGAAGGGCGCGGGGTGCGGGTGCGCGTCGTGTTCCTGGAGGCCAGCGATGAGGAGCTGGTGCGGCGCTTCGAAAACGTCCGCAGGCCTCACCCGCTGCAGGGCGAGGGACGGCTGGTCGACGGCATCGCACGGGAGCGGGGGATCCTGCGGGAGGTGCGGGCCAACGCCGATCTGGTGATCGACACCTCCTCGCACAACGTGCACGATCTGAGAAACAAGATCGTGGCATACTTCGGCGGCGAGGACCGGCCGGGGCTGCGGGTCAACGTCGTGTCCTTCGGGTTCAAATACGGTCTGCCGGTCGACGCCGACCTCGTCGTGGACTGCCGGTTCCTGCCCAACCCGCACTGGGTGCCCGAGCTGCGGCCGATGAACGGGTTGGAGGCGCCGGTCCGCGACTACGTGCTGGGGCAGCCGGGGGCCAAGGAGTTCCTGGACGCCTACGAGGAGGTCCTGCGGGTGGTCGCCGCCGGCTACGCGCGTGAGGGCAAGAGTTACGCGACGCTGGCGGTGGGCTGCACGGGTGGCAAACACCGCAGCGTGGCCATGGCCGAGCAGGTCGCCGCCCGCCTGCGCGACCGCGGGATGGAGGTCCAGGTGAGCCACCGGGATGTGGGGCGGGAGTGA
- a CDS encoding gluconeogenesis factor YvcK family protein produces the protein MVALGGGHGLFASLSALRMVTDTLTAVVTVADDGGSSGRLRRELGVLPPGDLRMALAALCGDDEWGSTWSEVVQHRFRSEGELHGHAVGNLLIVALWELLGDPVAGLDWVGRLLGAHGRVLPMASVPLDIVAEVELDGVISTVRGQVACALTPGRVQAISLVPEDPPARPEAVTAVLEADWVVFGPGSWFTSVLPHLKVPELARALHETRAKRLVTLNLAPQAGETDDFSPQQHLEVLAQHAPDLSIDVVLADTGVVDDPDALEKAAAALGARLVMADVAAADGSARHDPRRLASVLDEIFLQKR, from the coding sequence GTGGTCGCGCTCGGCGGCGGGCACGGGCTGTTCGCGTCCCTGTCCGCATTACGAATGGTCACCGACACGCTGACCGCGGTGGTGACCGTGGCCGACGACGGCGGCTCCAGCGGGCGGCTGCGCCGTGAGCTCGGTGTGCTGCCGCCCGGCGACCTGCGCATGGCGCTGGCCGCGCTCTGCGGCGACGACGAGTGGGGCAGCACCTGGAGCGAGGTCGTGCAGCACCGCTTCCGCAGCGAGGGCGAGCTGCACGGGCACGCCGTCGGCAACCTGCTGATCGTGGCGCTGTGGGAGCTGCTGGGCGACCCCGTGGCCGGGCTCGACTGGGTCGGGCGGCTGCTGGGCGCGCACGGGCGGGTGCTGCCGATGGCGTCGGTGCCGCTGGACATCGTGGCCGAGGTGGAGCTCGACGGCGTCATCTCGACCGTACGCGGTCAGGTGGCGTGTGCTCTGACACCGGGTCGCGTCCAGGCCATCTCGCTGGTCCCCGAGGACCCGCCCGCACGGCCCGAGGCCGTCACGGCGGTGCTGGAGGCGGACTGGGTGGTGTTCGGTCCGGGGTCGTGGTTCACCAGCGTGCTGCCGCACCTCAAGGTGCCCGAGCTGGCCAGGGCCCTGCACGAGACCCGGGCCAAGCGGCTGGTCACGCTCAACCTGGCTCCCCAGGCGGGCGAGACCGACGACTTCTCCCCCCAGCAGCATCTGGAGGTGCTCGCGCAGCACGCGCCTGACCTGTCGATTGACGTCGTGCTGGCCGACACCGGAGTGGTCGACGACCCCGACGCGCTGGAGAAGGCCGCCGCCGCGCTCGGCGCGCGGCTCGTCATGGCCGACGTGGCCGCCGCCGACGGCTCTGCGCGGCACGACCCACGACGTCTTGCCTCCGTCCTGGACGAGATTTTCCTCCAGAAGCGTTGA